A region from the Stygiolobus caldivivus genome encodes:
- a CDS encoding gamma-glutamylcyclotransferase, whose translation MPYLFVYGSLRFGFELNHFLRNSRFVGLGFTEGFRMYDLGNYPGVVKGDGIIHGEVYEVSEETLRLLDQVEDFNGRPDDLYVREKVRVYFDYKRRYSLNDVNIYVYNQTIEGRDTVEDGDYSKYAGMPVILNYFAYAENTNEEILKQRGVTRIFKKIPALLTGSRIVFNTPCRWGYCANLRSDEGGKVCGYIYVMLESELNALDKAEKHLIRYIRDVVKVEDENKNVYFAYTYLSPSEEGEFEPSKEYVNYILQGLRSSWKNCISSGLEKFI comes from the coding sequence ATACCTTACCTATTCGTTTACGGATCACTGAGATTCGGGTTCGAACTAAACCATTTTTTAAGGAACTCCAGGTTCGTAGGGTTAGGGTTTACGGAAGGTTTTAGGATGTATGACTTAGGGAACTATCCCGGTGTAGTTAAAGGAGACGGAATTATACACGGAGAAGTGTACGAAGTTTCGGAAGAGACATTAAGGCTCCTAGATCAAGTAGAGGACTTTAACGGAAGGCCAGACGACCTCTATGTTAGAGAAAAAGTCAGAGTATACTTTGATTACAAGAGGAGGTACAGCCTAAACGACGTAAATATATACGTCTACAACCAGACTATTGAAGGGAGAGACACAGTAGAAGACGGGGACTATTCAAAATACGCTGGAATGCCCGTAATCTTAAATTATTTTGCATATGCTGAGAACACTAATGAAGAGATACTAAAACAAAGGGGTGTTACCAGAATATTTAAGAAGATACCGGCTCTCCTGACGGGATCTAGAATAGTCTTCAACACCCCTTGCAGGTGGGGGTATTGTGCAAACTTAAGAAGTGACGAGGGAGGGAAAGTCTGTGGGTATATATACGTTATGTTGGAGAGTGAATTAAACGCACTCGATAAAGCTGAAAAGCACCTTATAAGGTACATAAGAGATGTCGTAAAGGTAGAAGACGAGAACAAAAACGTTTATTTTGCATATACCTATTTATCCCCGTCTGAAGAAGGAGAATTTGAACCATCTAAAGAATACGTGAACTATATATTACAAGGGTTAAGAAGCAGTTGGAAGAACTGCATAAGTAGTGGGTTAGAAAAGTTCATATGA
- a CDS encoding 4-hydroxybenzoate octaprenyltransferase: MVHSWDPGGATESKSKLYIYLRFLRIEQTFFSLPMAYLGAFVAIKKVPPLYILFLIFLSLFFLRTAGMTNDNLADREIDARNPRTRTRPLVTGKISVTEAKVLIAVSLAGFFASAYFVNFYAFVLSPLVALVVMTYPYMKRYTAFANYHLATIQGLAIFSGAVASLGLYVHSFTSLFEGIPWFFVLSAIFWAVGFDLYNHIPDAEFDKSMGLHSFAVLLGNKALPFAGLNQVLSVVLAFMGDVFYGLGPIAYIATVLHGLIMAYAYYLATRGNFGKAFYYNIYSSVVLGLGVIFDIILI, translated from the coding sequence ATGGTTCACAGTTGGGACCCTGGTGGGGCTACAGAAAGTAAAAGTAAATTATATATATACTTACGTTTTCTAAGGATAGAGCAGACGTTCTTTAGTCTACCCATGGCATATCTAGGTGCTTTTGTAGCCATTAAGAAGGTTCCCCCTCTTTATATTCTCTTTTTAATTTTCCTTTCATTGTTCTTTTTGAGGACAGCAGGGATGACTAATGACAATTTGGCAGACCGTGAGATAGACGCTAGGAACCCTAGGACAAGGACCAGACCGCTAGTTACGGGTAAGATCAGTGTTACGGAGGCAAAGGTATTAATAGCGGTCTCATTAGCCGGGTTCTTTGCATCGGCATATTTTGTAAACTTTTACGCCTTTGTTCTGTCCCCCTTAGTGGCACTAGTTGTAATGACGTATCCTTATATGAAGAGATATACTGCCTTTGCTAATTACCACCTCGCTACAATACAAGGTTTAGCGATATTTAGCGGTGCAGTAGCCTCATTAGGACTTTACGTCCATTCTTTTACGTCTTTATTTGAGGGGATACCTTGGTTTTTCGTGCTGTCAGCTATATTCTGGGCTGTTGGTTTTGACCTATATAACCACATCCCTGATGCTGAATTTGACAAGAGTATGGGGTTACACAGTTTTGCTGTATTATTAGGTAATAAAGCATTACCTTTTGCCGGACTTAACCAAGTATTGTCTGTAGTACTGGCTTTTATGGGCGACGTGTTCTACGGCCTCGGCCCGATAGCTTATATTGCCACTGTATTGCACGGGCTAATAATGGCTTATGCGTATTATTTGGCCACCAGAGGGAATTTCGGAAAAGCGTTCTATTACAATATATATTCGTCGGTAGTGTTGGGCCTAGGCGTAATATTTGACATAATACTGATCTAG